In the genome of Pseudopipra pipra isolate bDixPip1 chromosome 4, bDixPip1.hap1, whole genome shotgun sequence, one region contains:
- the VPS37A gene encoding vacuolar protein sorting-associated protein 37A isoform X1 — protein sequence MNWLFPLAKGGGASAAGPAPPARTGLQQQRQRQVESLRAAHASIAEIQKDVEYRLPFTVNNLTININILLPPQFPQEKPVISVFPPVRHHLMDKQGVYVTGPLISNFTMHSDLGKIIQSLLDEFWKNPPVLAPSSTSFPYLFNKPAGMPPFAPQGFPFLPPYPPQETNRTMAAMPVAESVSSSYTTDKPAAPSYGLIADLPLPVPTAEAVLQVGQNGFTYKMPDVPDTFPELSELSISQLTSMNEQEEVLLQQFVALPQLKQVITDRDELVKSIEELAKKNLLLEPSLEAKRQTVLDKYEQLTQMKAAFEKKMQRQHELSESCSPSALQARLKVAAHEAEEESDTIAEDFLEGKTEIDDFLSSFMEKRTLCHCRRAKEEKLQQAIAMHSQFHAPL from the exons atGAACTGGCTGTTCCCGCTCGCCAAGGGCGGCGGCGCCTCCGCCGcgggccccgcgccgcccgcgcGCACCGGCCTCCAGCAGCAGCGCCAGCGACAGGTCGAGTCCCTGCGCGCCGCGCACGCCTC CATTGCAGAAATTCAGAAAGATGTGGAATATCGACTGCCATTCACTGTAAACAACTTGACAATTAATATTAACAT CTTGCTTCCACCTCAGTTTCCTCAGGAAAAGCCAGTCATCAGTGTTTTCCCACCTGTGAGACATCATTTAATGGACAAGCAGGGAGTATATGTGACCGGTCCATTAATAAGTAAT TTTACAATGCACTCAGATCTTGGAAAAATTATTCAAAGTTTACTGGATGAGTTTTGGAAGAATCCTCCAGTCCTGGCTCCTAGCTCAACATCATTTCCATA ccTTTTCAACAAACCAGCTGGAATGCCTCCTTTTGCTCCTCAGGGGTTCCCATTTCTTCCTCCATACCCACCTCAAGAAACAAATAGAACAATGGCAGCCATGCCTGTTGCTGAATCAGTTTCTTCAAGCTACACTACAGACAagcctgctgctccctcctaTGGCTTGATTGCTGATCTGCCACTACCTGTTCCcacagcagaagctgtgctTCAG GTTGGCCAGAATGGTTTTACTTACAAGATGCCTGATGTTCCTGATACCTTTCCAGAACTCTCAGAACTAAG CATATCGCAGCTGACCAGTATGAACGAGCAAGAGGAGGTATTACTGCAACAATTTGTGGCTCTACCACAACTGAAGCAAGTCATTACTGATAGAGATGAGTTAGTGAAAAGCATCGAAGAGCTGGCAA aaaagaacTTGTTGCTGGAGCCTAGTCTTGAGGCAAAAAGACAGACAGTGTTGGATAAA taTGAACAACTTACACAGATGAAAGCAGCCTttgaaaaaaagatgcaaagaCAGCATGAACTTAGTGAG agtTGCAGTCCAAGTGCTCTGCAAGCCAGACTTAAAGTAGCTGCCCATGAAGCTGAAGAGGAGTCTGACACTATTGCAGAAGACTTCTTGGAAGGCAAAACAGAAATAGATGACTTTCTTAGTAGTTTTATGGAAAAGAGAACG CTGTGCCACTGCAGACGAGCCAAAGAGGAAAAACTTCAACAGGCAATAGCAATGCACAGCCAATTTCATGCACCGCTATAG
- the VPS37A gene encoding vacuolar protein sorting-associated protein 37A isoform X2 codes for MNWLFPLAKGGGASAAGPAPPARTGLQQQRQRQVESLRAAHASIAEIQKDVEYRLPFTVNNLTININILLPPQFPQEKPVISVFPPVRHHLMDKQGVYVTGPLISNFTMHSDLGKIIQSLLDEFWKNPPVLAPSSTSFPYLFNKPAGMPPFAPQGFPFLPPYPPQETNRTMAAMPVAESVSSSYTTDKPAAPSYGLIADLPLPVPTAEAVLQVGQNGFTYKMPDVPDTFPELSELSISQLTSMNEQEEVLLQQFVALPQLKQVITDRDELVKSIEELAKKNLLLEPSLEAKRQTVLDKYEQLTQMKAAFEKKMQRQHELSEDFLFS; via the exons atGAACTGGCTGTTCCCGCTCGCCAAGGGCGGCGGCGCCTCCGCCGcgggccccgcgccgcccgcgcGCACCGGCCTCCAGCAGCAGCGCCAGCGACAGGTCGAGTCCCTGCGCGCCGCGCACGCCTC CATTGCAGAAATTCAGAAAGATGTGGAATATCGACTGCCATTCACTGTAAACAACTTGACAATTAATATTAACAT CTTGCTTCCACCTCAGTTTCCTCAGGAAAAGCCAGTCATCAGTGTTTTCCCACCTGTGAGACATCATTTAATGGACAAGCAGGGAGTATATGTGACCGGTCCATTAATAAGTAAT TTTACAATGCACTCAGATCTTGGAAAAATTATTCAAAGTTTACTGGATGAGTTTTGGAAGAATCCTCCAGTCCTGGCTCCTAGCTCAACATCATTTCCATA ccTTTTCAACAAACCAGCTGGAATGCCTCCTTTTGCTCCTCAGGGGTTCCCATTTCTTCCTCCATACCCACCTCAAGAAACAAATAGAACAATGGCAGCCATGCCTGTTGCTGAATCAGTTTCTTCAAGCTACACTACAGACAagcctgctgctccctcctaTGGCTTGATTGCTGATCTGCCACTACCTGTTCCcacagcagaagctgtgctTCAG GTTGGCCAGAATGGTTTTACTTACAAGATGCCTGATGTTCCTGATACCTTTCCAGAACTCTCAGAACTAAG CATATCGCAGCTGACCAGTATGAACGAGCAAGAGGAGGTATTACTGCAACAATTTGTGGCTCTACCACAACTGAAGCAAGTCATTACTGATAGAGATGAGTTAGTGAAAAGCATCGAAGAGCTGGCAA aaaagaacTTGTTGCTGGAGCCTAGTCTTGAGGCAAAAAGACAGACAGTGTTGGATAAA taTGAACAACTTACACAGATGAAAGCAGCCTttgaaaaaaagatgcaaagaCAGCATGAACTTAGTGAG gactttttattttcttag
- the VPS37A gene encoding vacuolar protein sorting-associated protein 37A isoform X3 codes for MNWLFPLAKGGGASAAGPAPPARTGLQQQRQRQVESLRAAHASIAEIQKDVEYRLPFTVNNLTININILLPPQFPQEKPVISVFPPVRHHLMDKQGVYVTGPLISNFTMHSDLGKIIQSLLDEFWKNPPVLAPSSTSFPYLFNKPAGMPPFAPQGFPFLPPYPPQETNRTMAAMPVAESVSSSYTTDKPAAPSYGLIADLPLPVPTAEAVLQVGQNGFTYKMPDVPDTFPELSELSISQLTSMNEQEEVLLQQFVALPQLKQVITDRDELVKSIEELAKKNLLLEPSLEAKRQTVLDKYEQLTQMKAAFEKKMQRQHELSEIHN; via the exons atGAACTGGCTGTTCCCGCTCGCCAAGGGCGGCGGCGCCTCCGCCGcgggccccgcgccgcccgcgcGCACCGGCCTCCAGCAGCAGCGCCAGCGACAGGTCGAGTCCCTGCGCGCCGCGCACGCCTC CATTGCAGAAATTCAGAAAGATGTGGAATATCGACTGCCATTCACTGTAAACAACTTGACAATTAATATTAACAT CTTGCTTCCACCTCAGTTTCCTCAGGAAAAGCCAGTCATCAGTGTTTTCCCACCTGTGAGACATCATTTAATGGACAAGCAGGGAGTATATGTGACCGGTCCATTAATAAGTAAT TTTACAATGCACTCAGATCTTGGAAAAATTATTCAAAGTTTACTGGATGAGTTTTGGAAGAATCCTCCAGTCCTGGCTCCTAGCTCAACATCATTTCCATA ccTTTTCAACAAACCAGCTGGAATGCCTCCTTTTGCTCCTCAGGGGTTCCCATTTCTTCCTCCATACCCACCTCAAGAAACAAATAGAACAATGGCAGCCATGCCTGTTGCTGAATCAGTTTCTTCAAGCTACACTACAGACAagcctgctgctccctcctaTGGCTTGATTGCTGATCTGCCACTACCTGTTCCcacagcagaagctgtgctTCAG GTTGGCCAGAATGGTTTTACTTACAAGATGCCTGATGTTCCTGATACCTTTCCAGAACTCTCAGAACTAAG CATATCGCAGCTGACCAGTATGAACGAGCAAGAGGAGGTATTACTGCAACAATTTGTGGCTCTACCACAACTGAAGCAAGTCATTACTGATAGAGATGAGTTAGTGAAAAGCATCGAAGAGCTGGCAA aaaagaacTTGTTGCTGGAGCCTAGTCTTGAGGCAAAAAGACAGACAGTGTTGGATAAA taTGAACAACTTACACAGATGAAAGCAGCCTttgaaaaaaagatgcaaagaCAGCATGAACTTAGTGAG ATTCACAACTGA